GAATTAAGATGCACGTGGACATGTGTTGCGCCCTTTGAGGTTATGCAACTCCATTTGTGGTGGGAGGACCCAACCCGATCTTCCAAGTCGCCTTGGCCGATGTAAATTGGACTCCAAAGATTATCGACCAATTTTGTGAAGATATAATTGCCGTTTTGATTGGGGTCAAAGGTTTGTGGGAGAGAATGGACGTGATACGTATACGGCGTACCGCTTGCCCCATCCCAAGTACAAGTGTCTACGGCTGGCATAATCAACTCCTTCGGGGTTAATGGTTCTTTGAAATTGAATAAAAGCCGATAGGTGCAGGGACGATGGTTCAGCCCCTACCGCTTACGTTTAACGAAGAAATGGAAGAATTTAGCCCGTTTGGGATAAATTCGCTTCCCATTCTTCACGATGTAGTGGCAGAAGACCTCAATCCGGTCGTCACCTGGGCGAGTCTTCACACTCATCGCAAGCTCCTTTTGTTAAGTGAACGGTTTCCCAAATACCCGACCCCGGCTCCCCGGCTGGATGCCCATGCAGACACCCAACGGAGGAGGGGGTGGGGTAAAAGTTAACCGCCACTAACAGAAGCAAGCGAAAGGGGAGCCTCTCCTTCGGCACCTACCGGCGTTATAAACGAAAAGAGGAACAAAAAGCGTCCCGCCTATAATATGACAATAGTTTTGCAGATTGTCAACCAATTGCGTTACCGCCTGTCCCGCCGCCCGGGAGTACATCGCCGTTTCGCCCGCTCCCGGTCAGCCATTGCGTAATTCTCACGCGGGGCTTATTGTAAGCTCGCTGACCGAAAGGATATTTTAGCGATGTTCCACACTCGAAAAAATACCGGGAACTGCCTTCTGCCTCTTCTGGTCGTATTCCTGCTCGCGGAGGCAATCGCGGGATGCGCTCCGGACGGCGGACGGCGTGAACTCAGGTTCCTGGCCCTGACCGACACCCATATCGCCAGCGGCGGGGACCTGGGCCGCTTCCGCGATTTCCTGCACAGCGTGCGGGACCGTGATGTGGAGTTCGCGGTGGTGCTGGGCGATATCGTGGGCCACCAGCCCGAGTACCTGGAGGGTGTCCGTCAGGTGGCCGAGCGCGCGGAGCTGCCGGTCTACCTCCTGCCGGGCAACCACGACGACAACTACGCGCGCAACACCGAATGGTGGACCTCCGTTTTCCCCTCCCCCTACTACCGTTTCAGCCACGCCGGCTACCATTTTGTCATGAACTGGAGCCAGGACCGCGAGGGACCGCTCGGCTGGCTCGAGGCCGCGCTTGACTCGATCCCTCCCGGCGAACCGATCGTGTTCTGCCAGCACTATCCTCCCGGGTATTCCGGCGCACCGGACGAGGGACCCTGGCCGCTGCTGGCCGGGCGCAGCAGTGACCTGGTCGCCGCGCTCTCCGGGCACACGCACCGCAGGATGAGCGATACTGTCGGCACGATCCGCAGCGAGACCCTGGACAACTGCGCGATGGACCCGAGGCGCGAGGGACATTTCTACGAGATTACCCTGACCGGTAAGGATATTACGAAAATCGAGGCATTCCCGTTCAGCGAGCTGGCCCTCGGCTCCCCGGACAATGCTCCGCCCACCGTGGCTGTGGAAAACGACAGCGCGTATTTCGTGCTGGCCGGGCCGCTGGAAGTGCGCGGTACGGCTGCCGACGACGCCGGGCTGGCCGCCGTGGAGTGGCGGATTGATAACAGCGCCTGGCTGGCGGCCGAGGGGACCGGGGAGTGGTCAGTCCCGCTCGATCCCTCGCAACTCGCTCCCGGACACCATCTGCTGCGGCTGCGCAGCCGGGATGACGCCGGGATGAACTCGCTGGGCTTCGCCGCGGCCACGCTCTATGTCCCAGAGCCGGAGCCGGTCGGGAATACGGTTGTACTCAGCCAGGGCATAGCGGGTTACTCGGGCTGCACGGATATCACCGTAATGGGCCATGCCCCGGAAGCCAACAACGATGGCGGAGACCTGGACTGCTGGGTCTACGGCCCCGATGGCAGCCAGGAGTTCAGCGAGTTCTACATCCGGTTCGACCTGCGGGGTGCCCGCCCGGAGCCGGACGCGGAAGTCAGCAGCGTACGGCTGGAACTGTTCTGCAGCCGCCAGAACAGTATTTCGCCGGCGGACGGCGACGACCTCTACCGGACAGGACTCGCAGGCGGGCAGTGGAGCGAGGAGATCACTTTCCGCACCCGGCCCCCGCAACCCGGCTGGCTGGCTGCCGATGAGCGGGAAATCGAGCAGGAAACGGCCGAATGGCCGGTCCCGGCGGGCATGCAGGAAATCAGGCCCGAGGTCAAACTGGTGGTCGATCTCGACGGGTTCGCCGGAGACGTGGAGCGCTGGCTCGACAACCCGCGCGATAACCACGGCTGGGTGATCAGCCCCGTGCGGGAAGACTACAATATCTCGTTCCGTTCCAGGGAGTACTGGATCCCCTCGATGCGGCCCAGGCTGGTGATCGAGTTCGAGTAAAATCATCTCGCGGCAAAGCCGAATCCAGGATATTCCCATGCCTCATCTCGCCCTCGGACTGGATTCATCCACGCAGAGCCTGAGCGCCGCTGTAATCGATATCGAATCGCGCGGCCGGGTCTGCGAGATAACTCTGGACTACCTCGCCGACGAACGCCTGGGCGGGTTCGGGATCGGCGAGGACTACCTCCTGCCGCCGGAGGAGCCCGGCGACGCCCGCCAGCCCGTGGCCATCTATTTCGCCTCGCTGGACGCGCTGTGCGAGCGGCTGGCCGGGGAGCTGAAAAAACACGGCCTCTCGCCGGCCAATATCTCCGCGATCAATGTCTCCGGCCAACAGCACGGCCATGTCATGCTCAGCAGGCGGGCGGAGGATGTTTTCGGGCAGTTGAATGCGGACAGCCCACCGCGACAAACGCTGGCTGATATCCTCTCCCCGGCGCCGGCCGTAGCCTGGGCCAGAATCTGGCGGACCGCGAACACGGCGGCCGAGGCCGCTGCCGTGACCGAGCGCGCAGGCGGCCGAAAGCGGATAATCGAGCTTACGGGCAGCGACGCCCCGTTGCGCTTCAGCGCGTTCGGCATCCGTAAAACCGCGCTGGCTCACCCGGAAGCCTACGCCGATACCGCTATTATCCACCAGATCAGCAGCCTGATCCCCGCTGTGCTCACCGGCCAACTTTCGATTGCGCTCGACTGGGGCAACGCCTGCGGCAGTTCGCTGATGAATTACCGGGAAAAACAGTGGAGTCCCGACCTGCTGGCCGCCGTCGCAGCCGACCTGCCGGGGGGACCCGACGGCCTCCGGGAACGCCTGCCCGAACTTGCGTCCGCCCGGACCCGGGCGGGACGGGTCGCGCGCTACTTTACCGCCGGCTATGGCTTCGACCAGGAGTGTATCGTTGGAATCGGCTCCGGCGACAACCCGCAGACCAAGGTGCTGACCGGCGGGACTTTACTGAGCCTGGGCACAAGCTTCGTGATCATGGCCGCCGCCGGCAGCGCCGAAAGCGCAATCGACAGCCGTGGGTACGCCAACGCGATGTACGACGCCCTGGACAGGCCGTTCTGTTTCGGCTGCCGGACCAACGGCGCCCTGCGCTGGGACGGGGTCCGGGCCATGCACGGGCTGGGCAAACGCGATTACGCAGCGGCTGAATCAGCTCTGGCGGTTACTCCTGCCGGCAACAACGGCCGTCTGTTTATCTGGCGCACGGAAGCCGAGTCGTTCCCTGTGGCGCCGCCCGCGGGACCGCTGAGGATCGGCTATTCCGAGCCTGAGCTGGCAGCCGATTACAGCGGGATCGTGGAAAGCAGCCTGGCCGGCATGTATCTCAACTCCCGCCATATCATGTCCGGCGAAGGCGAGTTGTATCTCACCGGCGGGCCGTCAGCGAGCCTGCCTGTCCTGCGTCGCGCCGCGGCGATATTCGGGCGCAGGACGGTGGCGGTGGAATCCGGCGGCGCCGCCCTGGGCGCGGCGGCCACAGCCGCCTGCCTGTGGCTCGCCAAGCACGAGCCGGAATTCGATCCCGGAGCCTGGTGCAGCTCACTGCTGGAGCGCAGAGCGGTTGTCGAGCCGTCCCGCGAGGACATCCGGGCATTCCACGGGGACCAGGGAATGCTGCGGCGTTACCGGCAAAGCGAAGCGGACATTTCCTAAGCCCCTCTCTTCAGAAAACTCTCAAGCCCCAACGTTCCAACTCCGAGCATCCGGAAAAATTCCGGAACATTATTGAGAATGAGTTTTATTATAATTTAGTTAGCGGCCACAGTGTTTTCCGGAATGTCGTTTTGCGGACTCCGGTCCAATATCCTGGGGGAATTACTCAATGATGTGAGGTGTTGAATGGATAGCGAGAAACGGCGGGAGGATCCGAAAGACCTGCGTGAAACCGGAGGTCGCTGCGAGGACGATCTAAGCAGGCGCAGTTTTATCGGCGAATCGACAAAGCAGATTACGGTTTTCGCTTCGGCTGGTGCGCTGGCCGCACTGGCTGCTGCGTGCGGTGGAGGCGGCGGGCCCAGCCCCACCGCGCCGAACCCCACTGGGGGAGGAAACGACAACGGCGGGGGCAATGCAAGCGGTCTGGCTATCGACATCTCCCAGTCTCAATACAGCGCCCTGGCCAATGTCGGCGGAACAGTGTCGTTGAGCGGCACGTCGCTCTCGGGGCTGCCCTCCAACGGGATCTTCATCATTCGCAGCTCGCAGACTTCCGTGACCGTGCTCAGCCGAACCTGCACTCATCAGGGCTGCCAGGTGGGATCGTTCAATTCCGGCGGGATCGCCACCTGCCCTTGCC
This DNA window, taken from Candidatus Glassbacteria bacterium, encodes the following:
- a CDS encoding DNRLRE domain-containing protein gives rise to the protein MFHTRKNTGNCLLPLLVVFLLAEAIAGCAPDGGRRELRFLALTDTHIASGGDLGRFRDFLHSVRDRDVEFAVVLGDIVGHQPEYLEGVRQVAERAELPVYLLPGNHDDNYARNTEWWTSVFPSPYYRFSHAGYHFVMNWSQDREGPLGWLEAALDSIPPGEPIVFCQHYPPGYSGAPDEGPWPLLAGRSSDLVAALSGHTHRRMSDTVGTIRSETLDNCAMDPRREGHFYEITLTGKDITKIEAFPFSELALGSPDNAPPTVAVENDSAYFVLAGPLEVRGTAADDAGLAAVEWRIDNSAWLAAEGTGEWSVPLDPSQLAPGHHLLRLRSRDDAGMNSLGFAAATLYVPEPEPVGNTVVLSQGIAGYSGCTDITVMGHAPEANNDGGDLDCWVYGPDGSQEFSEFYIRFDLRGARPEPDAEVSSVRLELFCSRQNSISPADGDDLYRTGLAGGQWSEEITFRTRPPQPGWLAADEREIEQETAEWPVPAGMQEIRPEVKLVVDLDGFAGDVERWLDNPRDNHGWVISPVREDYNISFRSREYWIPSMRPRLVIEFE
- a CDS encoding xylulose kinase — encoded protein: MPHLALGLDSSTQSLSAAVIDIESRGRVCEITLDYLADERLGGFGIGEDYLLPPEEPGDARQPVAIYFASLDALCERLAGELKKHGLSPANISAINVSGQQHGHVMLSRRAEDVFGQLNADSPPRQTLADILSPAPAVAWARIWRTANTAAEAAAVTERAGGRKRIIELTGSDAPLRFSAFGIRKTALAHPEAYADTAIIHQISSLIPAVLTGQLSIALDWGNACGSSLMNYREKQWSPDLLAAVAADLPGGPDGLRERLPELASARTRAGRVARYFTAGYGFDQECIVGIGSGDNPQTKVLTGGTLLSLGTSFVIMAAAGSAESAIDSRGYANAMYDALDRPFCFGCRTNGALRWDGVRAMHGLGKRDYAAAESALAVTPAGNNGRLFIWRTEAESFPVAPPAGPLRIGYSEPELAADYSGIVESSLAGMYLNSRHIMSGEGELYLTGGPSASLPVLRRAAAIFGRRTVAVESGGAALGAAATAACLWLAKHEPEFDPGAWCSSLLERRAVVEPSREDIRAFHGDQGMLRRYRQSEADIS
- a CDS encoding Rieske (2Fe-2S) protein — protein: MDSEKRREDPKDLRETGGRCEDDLSRRSFIGESTKQITVFASAGALAALAAACGGGGGPSPTAPNPTGGGNDNGGGNASGLAIDISQSQYSALANVGGTVSLSGTSLSGLPSNGIFIIRSSQTSVTVLSRTCTHQGCQVGSFNSGGIATCPCHGSQYNTMGSVVQGPATGSLTSYSATLEGNIIEINI